The Hypomesus transpacificus isolate Combined female unplaced genomic scaffold, fHypTra1 scaffold_61, whole genome shotgun sequence genomic sequence GATCAGTGTTAAGCCCAATATATTTTAAGAACTGGTTTGTTGTATAACTTATGTGTTATTTGGTATTGATCTAGTCTCTATTACTCATTTCCTGAGACTGTGACATTGCAGAAAGTAGGTCTACGTCTCTCAAACTTGCTTTATTAAGCTTTGTAAACCCAACACAAAACCTTTAACCTGTaatatatggaagcaaatcgtgaccaaaattcaaatgaaaatgcatttccagaaatgcattttcattttaagaatgtggctgcattatttgactcataaatcaaattagtattcaatcatcctatttgcattttcattttcttctttaagactgctcattctttcccttaattaaaatgaaaacgaaaaagacatttgaaatttaattttcaaaatatgccccagcaaatagataccaaaattcaatttgaaatgtaaaatttgaaaatgaaaatgcatttccagaaatgcattttcattttaagaacgtggctgcaaaatcgtgaccacaattcaaattcaaatgcatttccagaaatgcattttcattttcaagaacgtggctgcaaaatcgtgaccacaattcaaattcaaatgcattttcagaaatgcattttcattttaagaacgtggctgcaaaatcgtgaccacaattcaaattcaaatgtatttccagaaatgcattttcattttaagaatgtggctgcattatttgactcataaatcaaattagtactgataagtactgagcggacattgcattttcattttcatgttctgcccgcaaagaactgcccataattcgaaaacgaaaatgcattctgagcggcgcagtagagtgacgtcagtagccgatcttcttcagctccctgctgaccgagctacccatcttgttcggtagggggcggtgtgcacatacgcattgcattacatgacaaatgtgccgggaaattgattgaattgccgggtctttagaggacgcatcacagatcatggcactccctcaaattgtgcagacactgatagaattagctgagctggtagaaactaataatatatctgagtctgatgcccgtgaccgagtagaacaagtcacagagagcttggctgcatactctgccgtcacagacgtacacattaatgaggttgccatagtaaacctctcttcagtcctggaacggctggatgctgtggagcctcaaatgggacggggacgaccaaccatccacatcccgttcgagtccatcgaaaactatttattaaatggtttaaaaataaaggacatagcggagctgttgtcggccaccagaccatccgtcggaggatgcaacggatttatggagctagaaagctgacaaaagtatctgaatttgaatatgaaagatctgaaatatttgtgtgtcgaatttcataaaactgaaatatattgctgttgaatatataatatctgaattatttgtatgccaaatttaatacaactgaatgattttgatccaaaaataaaacattctaaaattcagattgcaggaattcagattcttgaaattcagattgcggaaattcaaattcagattgcggaaattcagattttgtctgaaccaggccaaaggtgaaacagcttgctttcacaggaaaaagtagaccatttaataaatagttctcgatggactcgaacgggatgtggatggttggtcgtccccgtcccatttgaggctccacagcatccagccgttccaggactgaagagaggtctactatggcaacctcattaatgtgtacgtctgtgacggcagagtatgcagccaagctctctgtgacttgttctactcggtcacgggcatcagactcagatatattattagtttctaccagctcagctaattctatcagtgtctgcacaatttgagggagcgccatgatctgtgatgcgtcctctaaagacccggcaattcaatcaatttcccggcacatttgccatgtaatgcaatgcgtatgtgcacaccgccccctaccgaacaagatgggtagctcggtcagcagggagctgaagaagagcggctactgacgtcactctactgcgccgctcagaatgcattttcgttttcgaattatgggcagttctttgcgggcagaacatgaaaatgaaaatgcaatgtccgctcagtactaatcagtactaatttgatttataagtcaaataatgcagccacattcttaaaatgaaaatgcatttctggaaatacatttgaatttgaattgtggtcacgattttgcagccacgttcttaaaatgaaaatgcatttctggaaatgcatttgaatttgaattgtggtcacgattttgcagccacgttcttgaaaatgaaaatgcaattctggaaatgcatttgaatttgaattgtggtcacgattttgcagccacgttcttaaaatgaaaatgcatttctggaaatgcattttcattttcaaattttacatttcaaatttaattttggtatctatttgctggggcatattttgaaaattaaatttcaaatgtctttttcgttttcattttaaataagggaaagaatgagcagtcttaaagaagaaaatgaaaatgcaaataggatgattgaatactaatttgatttatgagtcaaataatgcagccacattcttaaaatgaaaatgcatttctggaaatgcattttcatttgaattttggtcacgatttgcttccatagtaaTATACCTAGTAACTATTGTTATGTATTTGATTGGTTACTGCTCTGATTTTTTTAACCTAGATTGGCCTATAACAAATAAGCGCCGAAATCTCACTTCCAGCAGGAATTCCACTCCCCTACGCGTGACTGGCGCAAGACCTGTtgccagaaaaacaaacaaacaaacaagtatTTTGAAATGAATTAAAACGTGTGTCTGTTATtatttggcaaatgtatttgtaaaagTGTCCTAAGATGTATTTGTGTTTGAAGTGGCGTTTCTCGTTTTGAATCCGTGATCGTTCATAGCTTTAAAATAAACCTTTACGCCTTACTTTAATGTAGGGTTAAATGGTTACATGGCACACGGAATAAAAACATAATAATCACTAGACTGGCCtacttacagtttttctcaattgctagaACACAATTTCTGAAACCTTGCTCCATTTtctgaaaacattacaaaacctcatcttcaagcattatttacaaaacctctgattcctcttgcaaaatgaaactttcgcctcaaaacagatttacctgtgctcaaaatcactCAAACACATAAACAAAGTGATCAAATTTATATACAATATCAAACAGTCAGTAAGCAATACCccaaaaaattgaaaacacattgTCCAAAACATATATTTCTCAGGAAgaagtttttaattttttaatttttaatcTAAAAAACGAATTTCATCCATCAATGTATTTTGATGAACGAAAACATGTTCTATCATAGTAGCTcactactctgctttgctctttgtCAGCCATTGGGTTTCAGTGATTTAGctattgagaaaaactgtaaataaatattgttgAAATATTGTTTGTTGTCAGTGTTGGTATGTAACGAGACCTGCTGAACTTGCATGTTGACATAAGTACATGAAGTTGCCCTGGGGGgaattccagaaagcaggttatgttaCACACCCAGGTAAGTAAACTCCTCAGTTgacacacaatgttgcagcatttacatttagtagacgctgttatccagaacTCCAGAAACTtaccttgcctcggggggacattccccccgaggcaagtagggtgaagtgccttgcccaaggacacatcatttttgTCATGGCTGGAAATCGAtcgggcaaccttctgattattagctcaattccctaaccgctaagccatctgaccccctagcATCTTACTGGTAATATTGCTCCACTTGTTCAGTGGGTTACCAGTCAGCTGTTGTTGGGCAACTATGGCACTCTCCTACTTCACTTACTACAGGAAATACGATACCTCCCTTCCTATCTGCAGAATACCTTACCCCCCTTTACAGCCATCTTTGTCGCCGTGACTACGgacgctcctcctcccccctgtaaTAAGCCACATGTGCAATCACTCATTCAATTATCCCACAGCTCATTCCCATTACAAAATCATAATTAatgttatttttcttattttaggGCCTACTGTGGGTCGATAACTAATTgatgttatttttcttctttgttTCCAGCGTTGGAAGATGGACCGTATCTGCAGCAGGGTGTTGCTGTTCATGGTTCTCTGCTCCCAGTCGTCCGCGGGTGAGTTCTTGAACAAGCTCAGTGGTAGCCATGGCATTTGATTGCAGACCAACAGATTAGCATATCTAAGAGCAGGGGTGGCCCTATAGTCCAGTCATTTTATGAAAAAAGGACAAATTGCAACAGAAGCAAACTCAACTGATTTTGTATCCTCAATATGTCCTGAGTAAGGAAAAAAAGCCTAGAAGAATCCCATTAGGGGAAAGTTAAAAAAAAGACCCAAATGTAGCCTATTCATATGCCTATTCATTCTTTTTCTCACGTGAATAGGGTAAacattttaacctttagatatcTAAAGGTTACATTTTAACCTTTAGACCGATCctgggatctcagctaggattgaggcctacctcacagacatctctgcccggatgaccgagcaccacctccagctgaaccttgccaaaacagaacttctcatcatcccggccaaaccctccatctcccacgatctctcaatcaccctgggatctgcgatggtgaccccttcatcctccgccaggaaccttggggttaccatggatgacgagctctccctcacagcccacattgctgcggtctcccggtcatgtagattcaccctctacaacatccggaagatcaggagataccagtctgagcactccacccagctgcttgtccaagcacttgtcctctccaagtgggactactgcaacttgctgctcgcccttctcccagcatgcgcaacccgccctcttcagaggattcagaacgcagtggcccgcctggtcttcaatctacccagatgctcccatgttaccccactcctcatatccctccactggctacccatcacggcccgtaccAGATTCAAgactggtactgaccttctgagTGGTgaacgggagtcagatggctgagtggtaaAGGAAGTTGGGCTAgggatcagaaggttgccggatcgattccccactgagccaaatgacgtgtgtccttgggcaagacacttcaccctacttgcctcggggggaatgtccctgtacttactgtaagtcgctctggataagagcgtctgctaaatgaatacatgtaaattaaAATATACTGTGAAAACCTTTTTAAAGTAACCTACCATGCATGAAGCTGCTATTACTTTGTCACAACAACTCGATACACTGTTATAACTGTGCACTTCACATCCTTGATCTGCTTTACTTTGTATCTGCCCTGTTTGTATATATCGGTTTGGAAATTATGTCTGCACAAAATGCTAAAAAGACAAAGACTTGCTAACTAAGGACAATGAAAGACAACCTTTATTAAACACCCCTTGATAGTCCCAGATGGattctgtctttgtgtctgttctTCCAGGAGAGTCTCAGCTGATTGGTTCAACAGACCCCATCGTTGCTGTAgctggtgatgatgtcatcctgccATGTTTCCTGGAACCTCCCATCAATGCAGAGAACCTGACAGTAGCATGGACCAGACCTGACCTGAACCCTAAATATGTACATCTCTATCGGGATGGTCGTAAATTACATGGTGGGATGAATTCATTTTACAAAGACAGGACCATGCTGTTAGAAGGAGAGCTGATCAGGGGCAACGTCTCCCTGAAACTGTCCAGAGTGGAGCTTAAGGATGATGGGAACTACACCTGCCTTGTTATTAAGGACGGACAGAAGAAGGAGACTGTCATCCAGCTCAGTGTTGGTAAGTTAGATTAGATAGAGAAGATGCTAATATGCTTAAAAGATGTTGGAGAGTTCCTGATTTGTCTGATGGTCTTGTGTATTTCTCTGTAGTGGAGGTCTCTAAACCAGAGGTCTCCATCCAGGAAGCCAGAGAAGATGGGATGGTTCTcaagtgtgtgtctggaggctggTACCCAGAACCTGAGCTGGAGTGGAGGGACAGTGAGGGACGCCTCCTCCCTGCTgatgtcacacagacagacagactccctGACCCCGGCCCTCACCAACGCTACACTGTGACAAGCAGAGTGACTAtacagaagacagacaccaacaggttcacctgcagggTTCATCtgcagagactcaaccagatCAGGGAGACAGAGATCCATGTTCCTGGTGAGGTTCTGTATTATTACTGGTTATTCAGTTGCAGTTAAGCTGTGGAGACCCAGACATGTGaacatctctttccctccagaATATTGACTGTTCTGTATTCTGTTTCAGATCACAAGTTTCTTCCAAAGTCAACAGAGGATGAAACAGGATATATTGAGTCGGTAAAGCACGTACTGACTGTCATACAAATCTCTGCGATCCTTCTGATACTGCCGCTACAGCTGC encodes the following:
- the LOC124465938 gene encoding butyrophilin subfamily 1 member A1-like, whose protein sequence is MLHTQRWKMDRICSRVLLFMVLCSQSSAGESQLIGSTDPIVAVAGDDVILPCFLEPPINAENLTVAWTRPDLNPKYVHLYRDGRKLHGGMNSFYKDRTMLLEGELIRGNVSLKLSRVELKDDGNYTCLVIKDGQKKETVIQLSVVEVSKPEVSIQEAREDGMVLKCVSGGWYPEPELEWRDSEGRLLPADVTQTDRLPDPGPHQRYTVTSRVTIQKTDTNRFTCRVHLQRLNQIRETEIHVPDHKFLPKSTEDETGYIESVKHVLTVIQISAILLILPLQLLVHLISYCANLIYHTL